A genomic window from Acetobacter sp. includes:
- a CDS encoding recombinase family protein, with translation MKVALYARYSSDNQRDASIADQLRVCRTHAEKQGWSIVEEYTDHAISGASLMRPGIQALIADAQRSRFQIVLAEAMDRLSRDQEDIAGVFKRMNYAGVRIVTLSEGEVSHLHVGLKGTMNALFLKDLAEKTHRGLRGRVEQGKSGGGNAYGYDVVRRLDANGEPIRGDRTINPAEADVVRRIFRDFAAGLGPRAIAFRLNDEGIPAPGSGAWGFSTINGNRLRGTGILNNEMYVGRLVWNRQRFIKDPDTGKRQARPNPESEWVIQEVPELRIVDQELWDAVKARQASVSASRNTSDTSSPDHFREKRRPRYLFSGLSKCGCCGGGYSMISGALLGCSTARNKGTCDNRTNMRREELERRVLDALRHHLMNPDLFAEFCTAFTTEMNRLRMEASADIGASESELKRVERDIQRLMDLYLSEAISIETVKERGSKLEARKVELTDFLATAEAPPPLLHPQMAEFYHRQLARLHDMLHSELGEKRQEAAEVIRSLIEAIILTPSDKGLQIDVRGDLAGILTVASGGQTKTPGRFRTGVHDAFASQVQMVAGEGSQRYLRLVDREIPRLAA, from the coding sequence ATGAAGGTCGCGCTCTACGCCCGCTATTCCTCCGATAACCAGCGCGATGCCTCGATCGCCGACCAGCTTCGGGTCTGCCGCACCCACGCGGAAAAACAGGGCTGGAGCATCGTCGAGGAGTATACCGATCACGCGATCTCGGGCGCCTCCCTGATGCGGCCCGGCATCCAGGCGCTGATCGCGGACGCACAGCGCAGCCGGTTCCAGATCGTGCTGGCCGAGGCGATGGATCGCCTCTCCCGTGACCAGGAGGACATCGCTGGCGTCTTCAAGCGCATGAACTATGCCGGTGTGCGGATCGTCACCCTCTCCGAGGGTGAGGTGTCGCATCTGCATGTCGGTCTCAAGGGCACGATGAATGCCCTGTTTCTGAAAGACCTGGCCGAGAAGACGCATCGCGGCCTGCGCGGGCGCGTCGAACAGGGCAAGTCCGGCGGCGGCAACGCCTATGGCTATGACGTGGTGCGCAGGCTCGACGCCAATGGGGAGCCGATCCGGGGCGACCGCACCATCAATCCAGCGGAAGCCGACGTGGTCCGTCGCATCTTCCGCGATTTCGCGGCCGGGCTGGGACCACGCGCGATCGCCTTCCGCCTCAATGACGAAGGCATCCCTGCCCCTGGCAGCGGTGCCTGGGGCTTCTCGACCATCAATGGCAACCGGCTGCGCGGTACCGGTATCCTCAATAATGAGATGTACGTGGGCAGGCTGGTGTGGAACCGGCAGCGTTTCATCAAGGATCCCGATACCGGCAAGCGCCAGGCGCGACCCAATCCGGAATCCGAATGGGTGATCCAGGAGGTGCCGGAACTGCGGATCGTCGACCAGGAGTTGTGGGACGCGGTCAAGGCGCGACAGGCCAGCGTCAGCGCCAGCCGGAATACAAGCGACACATCCTCGCCCGATCATTTCCGCGAGAAACGCCGCCCGCGCTACCTGTTCTCCGGCCTGAGCAAATGTGGCTGCTGCGGTGGCGGCTATTCCATGATCTCCGGCGCATTGCTTGGCTGCTCGACGGCGCGCAACAAGGGCACCTGCGACAACCGGACCAATATGCGCCGCGAGGAGCTGGAGCGCCGCGTCCTCGACGCCCTGCGCCACCATCTCATGAACCCCGACCTGTTCGCCGAATTCTGCACGGCCTTCACCACCGAGATGAACCGGCTGCGCATGGAGGCATCGGCCGACATCGGCGCGAGCGAGTCAGAACTGAAGCGGGTGGAACGCGACATCCAGCGCCTGATGGATCTCTACCTCTCGGAAGCTATTTCCATCGAGACGGTCAAGGAACGCGGATCGAAACTCGAAGCCCGGAAGGTGGAACTGACGGACTTCCTCGCGACCGCCGAGGCGCCCCCGCCCCTGCTCCATCCCCAGATGGCGGAGTTCTATCATCGGCAACTCGCACGCCTGCACGACATGCTGCATTCCGAACTGGGCGAGAAGCGCCAGGAGGCGGCCGAGGTGATCCGCTCACTGATCGAAGCCATCATCCTCACGCCATCCGACAAGGGACTACAGATCGACGTCCGGGGCGACCTTGCCGGCATCCTGACGGTCGCGTCAGGCGGACAAACGAAAACCCCAGGCCGTTTCCGGACTGGGGTTCATGATGCGTTCGCATCGCAAGTTCAGATGGTTGCGGGGGAAGGCAGCCAACGATACTTGCGATTGGTGGACCGCGAGATACCCCGTCTCGCCGCATAA
- a CDS encoding TIGR02391 family protein → MALFSQDQLEAIADALGDTTDGLSGSEIQHLLVSSKMVDPGPLTKRIRIYNAFVDCQNRKQNRTNVLEFIRLAMKPARYSREPQRYEPMRALLNRALAFSGLVVDQSGTLTTTEAAQTLPEAQRRARELRADLEGRGLHPDVLAFCRSELLADNYFHAVQEAVKSVADKMRNRTGLTDDGAVLVDRVLGGNPPLLAINTRATASERSEQSGFANLVRGTFGMFRNPTAHEARIHWSMSKEDAEDLLTMVSLIHRRLDTAHMPPRI, encoded by the coding sequence ATGGCTCTTTTCTCTCAAGATCAATTAGAAGCTATCGCGGATGCCCTAGGCGATACGACCGACGGCCTTTCAGGTTCTGAAATCCAACACCTCCTCGTATCCAGCAAGATGGTTGACCCCGGCCCACTGACGAAACGCATCCGCATCTACAATGCTTTCGTCGACTGTCAGAACCGTAAGCAAAATCGAACGAATGTTCTGGAGTTCATCCGCCTTGCGATGAAGCCAGCGCGTTACAGCCGTGAACCTCAACGATATGAGCCAATGAGAGCCCTGCTAAATCGGGCTCTGGCATTTTCTGGACTGGTGGTCGATCAGAGTGGCACACTCACCACTACAGAAGCCGCTCAGACTTTGCCCGAAGCCCAACGTCGCGCACGAGAGCTGAGAGCTGACCTTGAAGGGCGAGGTCTGCACCCGGACGTGCTGGCATTTTGCCGAAGCGAACTTCTCGCCGACAATTATTTCCACGCGGTCCAGGAAGCCGTGAAAAGTGTCGCAGATAAAATGCGTAATCGTACTGGCCTGACGGACGACGGCGCAGTTCTGGTGGATCGTGTGCTTGGTGGCAACCCTCCCCTTCTAGCGATCAATACACGGGCGACTGCAAGCGAGCGTAGCGAACAGAGCGGATTTGCCAATTTGGTGCGCGGTACGTTCGGGATGTTCCGCAACCCCACCGCACACGAGGCACGGATCCACTGGTCCATGTCGAAGGAAGATGCAGAGGACCTGCTCACCATGGTTTCCCTGATTCATCGTCGTTTGGACACCGCGCATATGCCACCTAGAATTTAA
- a CDS encoding DNA methyltransferase, with the protein MTGNTNTATDFRNTILNGDSVQLMRTLPRNAVDFILTDPPYLVNYQGRDGRKVRNDDNARWLRPAFNQMHRVLKWGGFAVSFYGWNRIDLFADAWKAAGFRMVGHIVFRKSYSSSSRFLRYEHESAYLLAKGNVTPPASPIPDVIDMPYSGNKLHPTQKPVAALLPLVETFCPVGGLVLDPFAGSGSSLVAAQHMGRDWLGMELDPDHAATAIRRLAWHGTGRVAA; encoded by the coding sequence ATGACCGGCAACACGAACACGGCGACCGATTTCCGCAATACCATCCTCAACGGTGATAGCGTGCAGCTTATGCGCACACTCCCCCGCAATGCGGTGGATTTCATCCTGACAGACCCGCCTTACCTGGTGAACTATCAGGGCAGGGACGGGCGGAAGGTGCGCAACGACGATAATGCGCGCTGGCTCCGGCCGGCCTTCAATCAGATGCACCGTGTCCTGAAATGGGGCGGGTTCGCCGTTTCGTTCTATGGCTGGAACCGTATCGACCTGTTTGCCGATGCCTGGAAGGCGGCCGGGTTCCGCATGGTCGGGCATATCGTCTTTCGCAAGTCCTATTCATCTTCTTCCCGGTTTCTCCGGTATGAACATGAAAGCGCCTACCTGCTGGCCAAGGGGAACGTGACACCCCCGGCAAGCCCCATCCCGGACGTGATCGACATGCCCTATTCGGGCAATAAACTGCACCCGACGCAAAAGCCGGTGGCGGCGCTCCTTCCCCTGGTGGAAACCTTCTGCCCGGTGGGTGGGCTGGTTCTGGACCCGTTCGCCGGTTCGGGTTCATCTCTGGTGGCGGCGCAGCATATGGGGCGTGACTGGCTGGGTATGGAACTGGACCCGGACCACGCCGCGACGGCAATCCGCCGGCTAGCTTGGCACGGGACGGGGAGGGTAGCGGCGTAA
- a CDS encoding DUF736 domain-containing protein, which translates to MIIGSFKKVGEGYEGEIVTLTHKIRGIRFVPEANRASDNVPNFRVQIGKLEAGAAWIKHTTDWREYLSVKLDDPTLPGPIFASLFEEEGGAYNLVWSRQRPRNGD; encoded by the coding sequence ATGATCATCGGTTCTTTCAAAAAGGTCGGCGAGGGTTACGAAGGCGAAATCGTCACCCTGACACACAAAATCCGGGGTATCCGCTTCGTGCCCGAAGCCAACCGGGCCAGCGACAATGTTCCCAACTTCCGGGTCCAGATCGGCAAACTCGAAGCCGGGGCAGCCTGGATCAAACACACCACGGACTGGCGCGAATATCTCAGCGTGAAGCTGGACGATCCGACCCTTCCCGGTCCGATCTTCGCCAGCCTCTTCGAAGAGGAGGGCGGCGCCTACAACCTGGTCTGGAGCCGTCAGCGTCCGCGCAACGGGGACTGA
- a CDS encoding helix-turn-helix domain-containing protein, which translates to MDIRGLFGANVRRLRRAAGLSQEALAERMGVDRAYISWIETGRQNATLLSLWHASQALGVRPAALLDESHVVATEEAPTGGKP; encoded by the coding sequence ATGGACATCCGAGGACTTTTCGGCGCGAACGTGAGGCGCCTGCGACGCGCCGCCGGTCTCAGCCAGGAAGCCCTGGCGGAACGGATGGGCGTGGACCGCGCCTATATCAGCTGGATCGAGACCGGGCGCCAGAACGCGACGCTGCTCTCGCTGTGGCATGCGTCGCAGGCGCTGGGCGTGCGGCCGGCGGCGTTACTGGATGAAAGCCACGTTGTCGCGACAGAAGAGGCACCGACCGGCGGGAAGCCATAA
- a CDS encoding transcriptional regulator domain-containing protein, producing the protein MPTIRPWDAAPLRRAYAGLDPAGLAQEWLRHNPAYRRDHAATMTMGKVDAEAWRAFARRWGLRFPCRS; encoded by the coding sequence GTGCCGACAATCCGGCCGTGGGATGCCGCACCCCTTCGTCGCGCCTACGCCGGGCTCGACCCTGCCGGTCTCGCCCAGGAATGGCTGCGACACAATCCGGCCTATCGGCGCGATCATGCAGCAACCATGACGATGGGCAAGGTTGACGCCGAGGCATGGCGCGCCTTCGCCCGTCGCTGGGGGTTGCGTTTTCCCTGTCGATCCTGA
- a CDS encoding DNA -binding domain-containing protein, producing MRGDGGDILSRLAPYARARHDGPDGIHLVLDSAAGPLRIVIVVDRQPDVAGTWFVIDDGHLATRLACVARFGRLLVGQAPGPPPSTVRLSPPKKLRQVRMLCIADGRRMGVTVRRIAAGIYGERILHLSRNEWRASSWHRAFYRDLDGAAFYQNGGHIALLQGLKQGGDILAA from the coding sequence GTGCGTGGCGACGGGGGTGACATCCTGTCCCGTCTCGCGCCATACGCGCGGGCACGACATGACGGTCCCGATGGTATCCATCTTGTGCTGGACAGCGCAGCGGGTCCGCTGCGCATCGTCATTGTCGTCGATCGGCAGCCTGATGTGGCGGGAACCTGGTTCGTCATCGATGATGGACACCTCGCGACCCGTCTGGCCTGCGTTGCGCGCTTCGGCCGCCTGCTTGTCGGCCAGGCGCCCGGTCCTCCTCCCTCCACCGTGCGCCTGAGCCCACCGAAGAAACTGCGTCAGGTCCGCATGCTCTGCATCGCGGACGGCCGGCGCATGGGTGTGACAGTGCGCCGGATCGCGGCGGGCATCTACGGCGAGCGCATCCTGCACCTGTCCCGCAACGAATGGCGTGCCAGCTCATGGCACCGGGCTTTCTATCGCGATCTCGACGGTGCCGCGTTCTACCAGAACGGCGGTCACATCGCCCTCCTTCAGGGGCTGAAGCAGGGGGGTGACATTTTGGCGGCCTGA
- a CDS encoding helix-turn-helix transcriptional regulator produces the protein MRVQPTLPPRYLRTPDAANFVGLSIRTLEKHRSCGTGPLYRQLGGRIVYAVEDLCAWADLNVRLSTGDGGGIPMPSDPRAYIIRLQAKAIEFSYSRKDFSHEPDRIFHPHP, from the coding sequence ATGCGTGTCCAGCCGACACTGCCACCGCGCTATCTGCGCACCCCGGACGCGGCCAATTTCGTTGGCCTGTCGATCCGCACTCTCGAAAAACACCGGAGTTGCGGCACCGGTCCGCTCTACCGCCAGCTTGGCGGCCGGATCGTCTATGCCGTGGAAGATCTCTGTGCCTGGGCCGACCTGAACGTCCGGCTCTCCACGGGTGACGGTGGCGGCATTCCCATGCCGTCCGATCCCCGCGCTTATATCATCCGCTTGCAGGCGAAAGCCATTGAGTTTTCATACTCCCGAAAGGACTTCTCTCATGAGCCAGATCGGATTTTTCACCCGCACCCCTGA
- a CDS encoding DUF736 domain-containing protein, translating to MSQIGFFTRTPDGFAGRVRTLSLDAELTFVPAENNGAEHAPDYRIHLGNGDSALEIGAGWKRTGERAGEYVSVLLDDPSFMQPIRATLFQAGRGGREWQLVWNRPTKRPGGRE from the coding sequence ATGAGCCAGATCGGATTTTTCACCCGCACCCCTGATGGTTTCGCCGGACGGGTGCGCACCCTGTCGCTGGACGCGGAACTGACCTTCGTGCCGGCGGAAAACAATGGCGCGGAACATGCCCCCGATTACCGCATCCATCTCGGTAATGGCGATTCAGCATTGGAGATCGGTGCCGGGTGGAAACGCACCGGGGAACGTGCTGGCGAGTACGTGTCCGTGCTCCTGGACGATCCCTCGTTCATGCAGCCAATCCGCGCCACGCTGTTCCAGGCCGGGCGCGGCGGGCGTGAATGGCAACTGGTGTGGAACCGACCTACGAAACGTCCGGGAGGTCGGGAATGA